Genomic window (Fundidesulfovibrio terrae):
CGTGAGCAGCTCGTCCATGTCCAGGTCGTCCAGGTAGGTCACGGAGACCTTCTTCTCGAATTCCGGCAGCACCTCGGCCAGGACTTTCTTGTTGGCCAAGCCCGTGGCCGAGCGGTCGTTGATCACCACGATGCGGTAGGTTCCGGGCTGCAGGGCAAGGGCGGTGCGCAGGGTATTGCGCACGTCGTAAGCCTCCACCACGCCGGTGAAGAAATCCCTCTTGCCCGCGAGCTTGTCCTCGTCGAAGAAGTTCACCCCGCAGAACACGACCGGCGCGTTGGGAAAGAGCGTGGCCCGCTTATCCAGCAGGAACTGGAAGGCGTCGTCGTCGGAGGCGATGACCGCGTCGAAGCGCACCCGGGCGTACTTGTCTTTGAGGAAATCGGCCAGGCGGGCGTCGTCGCGGCTCTCGTGGACCCGCTTGGTGTCCATGTATTCGGTGAAGACATCCACGTGAGGGGCGGCCCCCAGCACGGACATCATGCCCGCGTCCACGCTGTCGGTCCAGGCAAGCCCCTTGTGATAGGAATGCAGCACCAGGATGCGTCTCTTATCCTGGGGGAAGGCTCCCGTGGCGCTCAGGAGCAGCATGGCGGCGACCGCCAGCAGGGCGAACGGTTTGAAGAAACGAAAACTCATGACGTGCCTTGGCTGGTCAGGATGGAAACCGCCGGGCCGGCGCGGCGGCTGGGGAGCGTCCTAGCACGAACGCGCCCGCAAGGGAATGGCGGCAACGCCCGGCGTTGAGCGCCGGAGGCGGGCTCAGGCCGAGGTGGCCCCGAGCTTGGCCACGTAGCGGGCGAATTTGTCCGCCTCCTTGAACTCGGGATTCAAGCCCAGAGCCTGTTCGAGGGCCTTGGAGCACTCGCCCAGCTCCCCCATGTCGAAGTACACCCTGGCTATGTTGAAATAGACGTTCTCGTCGCGCCCGTCGATCTCCAGGGCCTTGGAGAAATACCCCAGGGACTGGTCGAGATGGCCGTCCTTGCGCAGGCTCACGCCACAGGAGTTGAAGCGCGTGCGGTGCTCGAATCTGACCTTGGGATCACGGCACAGCAGGATGCCGATCACCCTTCCGATGCGCGTCATCAGGGCATGGAGGGCGTCGTCCTGGCCCGGCTTGCCGGGGCCCGGGATCACGATCTTTTCCACCATGAGGGCGTTCAGGGCGGAGCGTTCGACTTCGCTCAGACTGGCGAGGGAATGGGTCTGGCCGACCTCGAGCAGCTTGGCAGCCAGGCTGTCCACCACCGGTACCGGGTTCTTGCTGTAATAGAACGGCTCGGGGGTGTACGCCTTGATGAAATCCTTGGAGGCCATGGGCTTCACCATGCCCGAGGGGAGCCCGGACGTGGCCAGGGGCTGGACCTCGAAGCGCTCCTCCCCGGTCTGGCGCACATACCAGTAGGTGATGTTCTCATGGTCCGTGGTGGTAATGCCGGAACCGATTTCGCTGACCTTCCGGAGCGAATAGACGCCAAGAACCAGTGGATAGGATACGTCGCCGGTCATGATGCCCCTCTCGATGCCAACGCACATATCGGGCGCGCGTATAGGGCCGCCCCGGCCCCCGCCCAACTGCCGGGTTCGCGGCGTCCCCTTGGAATCGCTTTCCTTTTTTATCCGCGCTGCCCGGCAGGGTCAACCTGCCGGGAGGAGGGTTTCACGAAAATGATGCCCCCATGCGGTCCAAAAGAGCTTCACACTCATTGCGCTTGACCGGCCGTGCGCATGTGCTTTCCGGGGCACCCAAGCAAGGGGAGCTGATGACGGAGACATGCGTCACCCTTGCGTCACCTGCGCTGCGGCGCTATGGGATTACGGCTCCTTCCCGGCATGTCCGCAGGCCGGGACACCTACCCTACACCAGCCCGGAGGCTCCATGAGCGGCTACTACGATTCGGACGACCTGGCCCGGTTCGCCGAGATCGGCAAGGATGCGCCGGAAATGGCGCGCAAGTTCTTCGACTACTACGCCACCGTCTTCGCCGACGGCGCGCTCAGCGAACGGGAGAAGTCCCTCATCGCCCTGGCCGTGGCCCACGCGGTGCAGTGCCCCTACTGCATCGAGGCCTACACACGGGCCTGCCTGGAAAAAGGCTCCAACCTGCCCGAGATGACCGAAGCCGTGCATGTGGCCAACGCCATCAGGGGTGGAGCGGCCCTTGTCCACGGCGTGCAGATGCGCAACATCGCCGAGAAGATATCCCTGTAGCCGGCATGTCCCAGGCCAGTCCCAGCTTCCTCCAGACCCTGCGCGCCCATGGCCTCGAACTGTGCAAGGCGGCCGTGAACACCCTCCAGGTGAACACGGGCTACCTCTGCAACCTGGCCTGCCGCCACTGCCATCTCGAGGCCGGGCCGTCACGCAGCGAGGTCATGAGCCGGTCCACCATGGCGGACGTGGTGGCCTGCGCCCGGCGCATCCCCTTCGAAACCGTGGACGTCACCGGCGGAGCCCCGGAAATGGTCCCGGACATCGGCGCGCTGCTTGGCGAACTCGCGCCGCTGGCCCCGCGCAGGATGTTCAGGACCAACCTTGTGGCCCTGCGCGAAAACATGGGCCTGCTGGACACCCTCGCCTCCGGCGGATGGAACCTGGCGGCCTCGCTGCCCGCCGTCAGCGGGAGCCAGGTGGAGGCCATGCGCGGGCACGGCGTCTTCGAGGCCAGCCTGGACATGCTGCGCGCGCTGAACGAGGCCGGATACGCCTCGGGGGACGGGCTCGAGCTGCACCTGGTGGCCAACCCGGCCGGAGCCTTCCTGCCCCCGGCCCAGGAGGCTGCCCAAAAGCACTTCCAACGGGAACTGCTCAGGCGCCATGGGGTGCGGTTCAATTCGCTCTTCGTCTTCGCCAACATGCCGCTGGGCCGGTTCAAGTCATGGTTGGAGCGCTCGGGCAATCTGGAGGGCTACACGCGCTCACTACGGGAACGCTTCAACCCCGCTGTGGTCCCGGGCCTCATGTGCCGCACCCTCGTGTCCGTGGCCTGGGACGGGACCCTCTACGACTGTGATTTCAACCAGGCCGCCCAACTCCCCTCGTCGTCAGTCCGGCACATCTCGGAATTGGCCGCCGGCCAGCCAGGCGGCGACATCCCCACCGGAGATCACTGCTTCGCCTGCACCGCCGGTTCCGGCTTCACCTGAAACGGCGCGGTCGGCGAGTAGGCCGGTCCGGCCCGTTCAGACACGAAAAAGCC
Coding sequences:
- a CDS encoding tetratricopeptide repeat protein, translated to MTGDVSYPLVLGVYSLRKVSEIGSGITTTDHENITYWYVRQTGEERFEVQPLATSGLPSGMVKPMASKDFIKAYTPEPFYYSKNPVPVVDSLAAKLLEVGQTHSLASLSEVERSALNALMVEKIVIPGPGKPGQDDALHALMTRIGRVIGILLCRDPKVRFEHRTRFNSCGVSLRKDGHLDQSLGYFSKALEIDGRDENVYFNIARVYFDMGELGECSKALEQALGLNPEFKEADKFARYVAKLGATSA
- a CDS encoding arsenosugar biosynthesis-associated peroxidase-like protein, whose product is MSGYYDSDDLARFAEIGKDAPEMARKFFDYYATVFADGALSEREKSLIALAVAHAVQCPYCIEAYTRACLEKGSNLPEMTEAVHVANAIRGGAALVHGVQMRNIAEKISL
- the arsS gene encoding arsenosugar biosynthesis radical SAM (seleno)protein ArsS (Some members of this family are selenoproteins.); the encoded protein is MSQASPSFLQTLRAHGLELCKAAVNTLQVNTGYLCNLACRHCHLEAGPSRSEVMSRSTMADVVACARRIPFETVDVTGGAPEMVPDIGALLGELAPLAPRRMFRTNLVALRENMGLLDTLASGGWNLAASLPAVSGSQVEAMRGHGVFEASLDMLRALNEAGYASGDGLELHLVANPAGAFLPPAQEAAQKHFQRELLRRHGVRFNSLFVFANMPLGRFKSWLERSGNLEGYTRSLRERFNPAVVPGLMCRTLVSVAWDGTLYDCDFNQAAQLPSSSVRHISELAAGQPGGDIPTGDHCFACTAGSGFT